The sequence GCATTGTTCTCATCGAACGGAAGAACCCGCCCCACGGCTGGGCCATTCCGGGCGGGTTCGTGGATTACGGTGAAACGGTGGAGGCGGCCGCAGTGCGGGAGGCGAAGGAGGAGACTGGTCTTGTGGCCCACCTTACAGGACTCCTCGGCGTCTACTCCGACCCATCCCGGGACCCCAGAAGCCATACGATCTCCACCGTTTTTATTGCGGTGGCCCAGGGAAATCCTGTCGCTGATGACGACGCCGCCGACGCAGGTGTGTTCACGGAAAAGTCGCTGCCTGAGAGAATTGTTTTTGACCATCGGAAAATATTAGGGGACTACTTTAAAACCCGTAACTCGTAATTTATAATTCGTTATTTGTATATAATCCCAAAGAGGACACCCTGCGCCTGCCGAATCACCAGTCACGAATCACGAATCACGGCCCTTATCTATATACGGATTCTCCGGCAGATCCACGATCTCGAAGCCGGCCTCCGACAGCCGGTCCTGAATGTCCGATTCGATTGGTTGGTGAAGCAGGATCACGCAGGTGGTGGAATGCGGTTTGAACCCGAGTCGGCAGAAAAGATCATTCATGACGATACGGCGGCGGACCTTTTTGAATGCCCTGGATGATCTGTCCGCCTTCACCTCCTCGAGTCCCTTCACGTAGTAATCGTTGATTCCCTTGACGGCTATCGCCGGCATGTTCATGCCCAGGGCTACCTTCTCCATTTCGAGCCTGGAGATGGCGTAGACATAGTTCCCCGCTTCTTCGAAGATCTGGTGTCCGCCGGACCGACCTGTGATCTTCCTGGCTGTGTCGACCAGGGCCCGGAACAGCTTCCATCGCAATGTGGCGCCGATCTTAAGGTCCGTGGGTTCGATGAGAACCACCGCCTTTTTCGACACTCTGATCATCTCGTAGAGGGCGACCATAGGCCGCGGGAAGTGGTGCAGGGATTCCTTGCACACCGCAAGGTCGAACTCGTTGTCCGGGTAACTCAGGGACTCCGCGTTCTGCCGGCTGTATTCGGATATATAGCCGGCTCCGGCGCTTTCCTCAAGCAGGGTGTCAGAGATGTCGGTAGCGACAGCCCTGCCGCCGTTCTGTTGGATATAGTGGGCCTCCTGGCCGTACCGGCCGTCTCCCACCGTGATCCAGCGGTGATCCTGCCAGGCTTCGAGCAGGGGCTTTAAAAGCGCGAGTTTTCGGTTGTGCCGCCATGCGTCGACCGTGTTTTGGAGAAGCCACTTTTGAGCCTTCCCGTGCTTGTCGCTGCCCCGTGCGTGCTCTTCATAAAGCCTGCTGTGGCTTTCGTAGCTCTTCTCGTGAAAATCGGAGGACATGACCATCTCCCGTGTGTGCGTGGAGTGTGGGTGCGTAGGTGGGCCAGATCTTTCGCATTAACGCACTACGCAAGTACGCACATACGATCATTTACCCTACGGCACCAACGTCGGGGGCATTTCCGGTTCCCTTATCAGTTCCTGGACGCTGCGCTGGAAACCGGGAACAGTCGTGAGGATGTGATCCCTCATTTCCCTGCCGTTGTTAAACCGGCCCTGGGGTCTTTTCCTGAGGGCTCTGATCAGAGCACTTTCCATCTGGGCCGAAAGCCCGGGGTTGAAGGACCTCGGGCTGGCTGGTTCCACGTTCAGGATGTTTTGCATAAGCTCTATCTCGGTGTTTCCTGAAAACGGGAGACTGCCTGTGTATAACTGGTACATGACGACACCCAGGGCCCAGATATCACTTCGCCGCTCACTTCTGCCGTTGATCTGTTCCGGGCTCATGTATGGCCGCGTTCCGATAACTGTGGCGGATGTTTCCATTTCCTTCATGCGTCGTACAATACCGTAGTCCAGCAGGACGATTGTCCCATCGGGTCGGACGATAATGTTGTCCGGTTTGATATCCCTGTGAACGATATCATTATCGTGAAGGTGAGAAACTACATCCATGAGCTGATAGGCGATCCGGTCCCGGGCACGGTCATCTTCCAGAGGCAGGATGTCGGTAAGAGGGTGCCCCTCCACATATCGGGTAATGATGACCGTCCGCCCCCTGTGACTGGCCACGTCCACCAGTTCCGGTATCCCTGGATGTCCTGCCAGGTCTC is a genomic window of bacterium containing:
- a CDS encoding NUDIX hydrolase → MSEHKNPFPTVDIIIEVEGGIVLIERKNPPHGWAIPGGFVDYGETVEAAAVREAKEETGLVAHLTGLLGVYSDPSRDPRSHTISTVFIAVAQGNPVADDDAADAGVFTEKSLPERIVFDHRKILGDYFKTRNS
- a CDS encoding class I SAM-dependent methyltransferase; this translates as MSSDFHEKSYESHSRLYEEHARGSDKHGKAQKWLLQNTVDAWRHNRKLALLKPLLEAWQDHRWITVGDGRYGQEAHYIQQNGGRAVATDISDTLLEESAGAGYISEYSRQNAESLSYPDNEFDLAVCKESLHHFPRPMVALYEMIRVSKKAVVLIEPTDLKIGATLRWKLFRALVDTARKITGRSGGHQIFEEAGNYVYAISRLEMEKVALGMNMPAIAVKGINDYYVKGLEEVKADRSSRAFKKVRRRIVMNDLFCRLGFKPHSTTCVILLHQPIESDIQDRLSEAGFEIVDLPENPYIDKGRDS